One Mercurialis annua linkage group LG3, ddMerAnnu1.2, whole genome shotgun sequence DNA window includes the following coding sequences:
- the LOC126674707 gene encoding protein EXORDIUM-like 3, giving the protein MNPTPPLLLLLLTVISLLSAVSGWRPWPHLKPNSSDLLYDGSKKYEGSSEFVRLRYHMGPVLTANITVHTIWYGRWQKSQKKIIREFITSISAVNAPHPSVSGWWKTVQLYTDQTGANISRTVLLGEEKNDRFYSHGKSLTRLSIQSVIKSAVTAKTKPLPVNPKSGLYLLLTADDVYVQDFCGQVCGFHYFTFPSIVGYTLPYAWVGNSAKLCPGVCAYPFAAPNFIPGLKPKRSPNGDVGVDGMISVIGHEIAELASNPLVNAWYAGQDPTAPVEIADLCEGIYGTGGGGSYTGQMLEGLDGATYNMNGIRRRYLVQWIWNHVVNYCTGPNALDQ; this is encoded by the coding sequence ATGAACCCAACGCCACCACTTCTACTTCTACTCCTCACTGTAATTTCTCTCCTCTCCGCCGTATCCGGGTGGCGCCCATGGCCCCACCTGAAACCCAACTCATCCGATCTTCTCTACGATGGGTCCAAAAAATACGAGGGCTCGTCTGAGTTCGTTCGCTTACGTTACCACATGGGTCCTGTCTTAACCGCAAACATAACCGTACACACAATCTGGTACGGCAGGTGGCAAAAATCTCAAAAGAAAATCATCCGTGAGTTTATCACGTCAATCTCCGCCGTTAACGCCCCCCACCCTTCCGTTTCCGGGTGGTGGAAGACCGTACAGCTCTACACTGACCAAACCGGAGCGAATATTTCCCGTACGGTTTTATTAGGTGAGGAAAAAAACGACCGGTTTTATTCTCATGGGAAATCGTTAACTAGGCTATCGATACAGTCTGTGATTAAAAGTGCGGTCACTGCTAAAACAAAGCCGTTGCCGGTTAATCCCAAAAGCGGGTTATATCTTTTGCTCACAGCTGATGACGTGTACGTTCAAGATTTTTGCGGTCAGGTATGCGGGTTCCACTATTTTACATTCCCGTCTATTGTCGGGTATACGCTGCCGTATGCTTGGGTTGGGAATAGTGCTAAGTTATGCCCAGGTGTGTGCGCTTATCCATTTGCCGCACCCAATTTTATTCCGGGTCTGAAACCGAAAAGGTCACCAAACGGCGACGTAGGGGTGGATGGGATGATAAGTGTGATTGGTCATGAAATAGCTGAGCTGGCGAGTAACCCGTTGGTGAATGCTTGGTATGCGGGTCAGGACCCGACTGCTCCGGTGGAGATAGCGGATTTGTGTGAGGGAATATATGGGACCGGTGGTGGTGGGTCTTACACTGGGCAGATGTTGGAGGGACTAGATGGTGCCACGTATAATATGAATGGAATCAGACGGAGGTATTTGGTCCAGTGGATATGGAATCATGTGGTTAATTATTGTACCGGACCTAATGCACTTGAtcagtaa
- the LOC126674280 gene encoding UDP-glucuronate 4-epimerase 2-like, whose amino-acid sequence MDKSLNRFRYHFSITKLIFWTCIFLGLILLFFIHSPHLDNNNKHSNNGRRFLTDSDWQLVIKSATPRLRTGGIKVLVTGAAGFVGTHVCGALRRRGDGVVGLDNFNAYYDPSLKQARRALLERSGVYVVEGDINDSKLLKKLFESVEFTHVMHLAAQAGVRYAMKNPGSYVHSNIAGFVSLLEVCKSVNPQPAIVWASSSSVYGLNTKVPFSEKDRTDQPSSLYAATKKAGEEIAHTYNHIYGLSITGLRFFTVYGPWGRPDMAYFFFTKDILKGKAITVFEGPNHFTVARDFTYIDDIVKGCLGALDTAKKSTGSGGVKKGPAQLRVFNLGNTSPVPVSKLVSILEKLLKVKAKKVVLQMPANGDVLFTHANISLAQKELGYKPTTDLQSGLKKFVRWYLDYYTRSGKRNSV is encoded by the coding sequence ATGGATAAATCCTTAAATCGATTTCGTTACCATTTTTCAATCACAAAACTTATATTCTGGACCTGCATTTTCTTGGGTCTAATTCTCCTCTTCTTTATCCACTCTCCCCATttggataataataataaacacaGTAATAACGGCCGGCGATTTCTAACCGATTCCGATTGGCAATTAGTTATAAAATCTGCAACACCCAGATTACGTACCGGCGGTATCAAAGTTCTGGTCACCGGCGCGGCGGGTTTCGTTGGAACCCATGTCTGTGGAGCATTACGGCGGCGGGGGGACGGCGTGGTTGGCCTGGATAACTTCAATGCTTATTATGATCCTTCTTTGAAACAAGCCCGACGCGCTCTTTTGGAGCGTTCAGGTGTGTATGTTGTTGAGGGTGATATTAATGATTCTAAATTGTTGAAGAAATTATTTGAATCAGTTGAGTTTACTCATGTAATGCACTTGGCTGCTCAGGCTGGGGTTCGGTATGCAATGAAAAATCCTGGTTCTTATGTTCATAGTAATATTGCTGGCTTTGTTTCTTTACTTGAAGTTTGTAAGTCCGTGAATCCACAGCCTGCAATTGTATGGGCATCTTCTAGTTCAGTCTATGGACTCAATACTAAGGTACCCTTTTCGGAAAAGGATCGAACGGATCAGCCTTCGAGTCTTTATGCTGCTACGAAGAAGGCGGGTGAGGAGATTGCTCATACTTATAATCATATCTATGGTTTGTCCATCACTGGCTTGAGATTCTTCACTGTTTATGGTCCTTGGGGTAGGCCTGATATGGCTTACTTCTTTTTTACGAAGGATATTTTGAAAGGGAAGGCGATAACCGTGTTTGAAGGGCCGAATCATTTCACTGTGGCGAGAGATTTTACTTACATTGATGATATAGTGAAGGGTTGTTTAGGTGCGTTGGATACTGCTAAGAAGAGTACCGGGAGTGGTGGGGTTAAAAAAGGTCCTGCTCAATTGAGAGTGTTTAATCTCGGAAATACTTCGCCTGTTCCCGTTAGTAAGCTTGTTAGTATACTTGAGAAGTTGCTGAAGGTTAAGGCTAAGAAGGTTGTGCTGCAAATGCCTGCAAATGGGGATGTGTTGTTTACTCATGCGAATATTAGTTTGGCGCAGAAGGAGCTTGGTTATAAGCCTACCACTGATTTGCAATCGGGGTTGAAGAAATTTGTGCGGTGGTATCTGGATTACTACACACGATCAGGGAAGAGGAATTCTGTGTAA